In the Streptomyces coeruleoprunus genome, GTGGCGGTGCCGGGGCACTGGGTCCTCCAGGGCCACGGGGCACCCGCCTACACCAACACGCTGTACCCGTTCCCGGTGGACCCGCCCCGCGTGCCGACCGAGAACCCGACGGGCGACCACGTGCGGGTCTTCGACCTGCCGGACGGCTGGCCCGGGGACGGCGAGGCGCTGCTGCGCTTCGAGGGCGTGGAGTCGTGCGCCCGGGTCTGGCTGAACGGGGAGGAGCTGGGCGAGTTCAAGGGCAGCCGGCTGCCGCACGAGTTCGCGGTGGGCGCGCTGCTGAAGCCGGCGGGGAACGTGCTGGCGGTGCGGGTGCACCAGTGGTCGTCGGGCTCCTACCTGGAGGACCAGGACCAGTGGTGGCTGCCGGGCATCTTCCGGGACGTGACGCTGCTGCACCGGCCGGACGGCGCTGCGGGCGACTTCTTCGTGCACGCCGCGTACGACCACCGCAGCGGGCAGGGGACGCTGCGGGTCGACTCCGCCGTGCCGGGCCGGGTCCTCGTCCCCGAGCTGGGCGTCGACGCCGCCACGGGCGAGCCGGTGACCGTGCCGGTCCGCCCGTGGACGGCGGAGACCCCAGAGCTGTACGCGGCCGAGCTGGTGACCGCCGGGGAGCGGGTGCCGCTGCGGATCGGGTTCCGCAGCGTGTACGTCGAGGACGGCGTCATCAAGGTCAACGGCCGGCGGATCCTGTTCCGCGGCGTCAACCGGCACGAGTTCCACCCGGAGCACGGCCGGGCGGTCGACGCGGACACCATGCGCGCGGACCTGCTGCTGATGAAGCGGCACAACATCAACGCCGTCCGCACCTCCCACTACCCGCCGCACCCCGCGTTCCTGGACCTCTGCGACGAGCTGGGCTTCTGGGTCATCGACGAGTGCGACCTGGAGACGCACGGCTTCGTCGACCTCGGCTGGCGCCGCAACCCGGTCGACGACGAGCGCTGGACCCCGGCGCTGCTGGACCGGGCCGCGCGCATGGTGGAACGCGACAAGAACCACCCGTCGGTGCTGATGTGGTCGCTGGGCAACGAGTGCGGCACGGGCGCCGGCCTGACCGCCATGGCCGAGTGGATCCGTGAGCGCGACCCGGACCGGCTGGTCCACTACGAAGGCGACCTGTCGTGCGCGGACACCGACGTCTACTCCCGCATGTACGCCGACCACGCCGAGGTGGAGCTGATCGGCCGCCGCGAGGACCCGGGCCCGGAGGCCCGCCGCGCCCTGCCGTTCATCCTCTGCGAGTACGCGCACGCGATGGGCAACGGGCCGGGTGGACTGGCCGACTACCAGCGGCTGTTCGAGACCTACGAGCGCTGCCAGGGCGGGTTCGTGTGGGAGTGGATCGACCACGGCTTCACGCACCCCGAGCTGGGCTGCGCGTACGGCGGTGACTTCGGCGAGGAGCTGCACGACGGCAACTTCGTCTGCGACGGCCTCGTGTTCCCCGACCGCACCCCCTCCCCCGGCCTCGTCGAGTACAAGAAGGTCGTCGAGCCGGTACGCATCGAGGGCGACGGCCCGGGCGGCACCGTCCGCGTCACCAACCTGCACGACTTCGCCGACCTGTCGCACCTGGCGTTCGTCTGGTCGTACGAGGTGGACGGGCGGACCGTCGCCGACGGCGCCCTGGCGGCGGGACCCGACGTGGCGGGCCTGCCGCCCGGGGCCTCGGCGGAGCTGAAGCTGCCCGCCCCTTCCACCTCCGGGGAGCACGCGGAGACCCAGTGGACGGTCCGGGCCCTGCTCGCCGAGGACACCGCGTGGGCGCCGAAGGGCCACTGCGTGGCGTGGGGCCAGCTGCCCGTGGACACCCCGCCCGCGCCGCCCGCCCCGGCCGGCGCCGCCCCGCACCGCGGCGAGCGGCTGATCACCCTCGGCCCCGCCTCCTTCGACGCCCGCACCGGCGCCCTGCGCACGGTCGGCGCCGTGGACGTCGCCGACCTGCGGCTCGACGTGTGGCGCGCCCCCACCGACAACGACCTGGGCGCGCCCTGGCAGCCGGACGACCGGATCGGGCTGCGCTGGCGGGAGCTGGGCCTGCACCGCACGCACGAGCGGCTGGACGCCGTCGACCTGACGGGTGACGGGCTCGTCGTCCGCACCCGCGTCGCGCCCGCCGCCACGGACCTGGGGCTGCTCACCACGTACACCTGGACGGCGTCCGAGGACCGGCTGCGGCTCACCGTGTCGGTCGTCCCCGACGGCGAGTGGAACGTGCCGCTGCCCCGGCTCGGCATCCGCTTCGGCCTGCCGGCCGCGTACGGCGAGGCCCGGTGGTTCGGCGGCGGGCCCGGCGAGGCGTACCCCGACACGCGGGCCGCGTCGATGCTCGGCCTGTGGTCGGCGTCCGTGGACGAGCTGCACACCCCGTACGTCCGGCCGCAGGAGAACGGCGCCCGCGCGGACGTGCGCCGGCTGCGGCTCGACGGCGGCGCCACGGCCCTGGAGGTGACGGGCGAGCCGCCGTTCTGGTTCAGCGCCCGCCGCTGGACGTCCGAGGAACTGGATGCCGCCACCCACCGCACCGACCTGGTGCCCGGCGACACGGTGTGGGTTCACCTCGACCACGCCCAGCACGGCATCGGCTCCCAGTCCTGCGGGCCGGGGGTGCTGCCGCGGTACCGGCTGGAGGCGGCTCCGGCGCGCTTCTCCTTCACCTTCTCGTCCCGCTCGGAGTGACCGCGTGACATCCCCCGACCGCGCGACCCGGACCCCTGACATCCGGGTCGCGCAGGCCGCGGCCGGGCGGCGCCTGTTCAGCCGCCCGGCCGCGGTCGCCTCCTGCGTCGGCTTCGTCCTCATCGGCGCCCTCCAGGCGCTGTACGGCCCGGCGGTCCCCGCCCTGCGCGAGGAGTACGGCCTGTCGCCGTCGGCGGCGGGCCTCGGGCTGAGCCTGCACTTCGTCGGCGGTGTCGCCGGGGTGCTGGCCTTCAACACCGTCCACCACCGGCTCAGCAACCGCGCGCTGCTGGCGTGGAGTTACGTCCTGATGGCGGCGGGCGGCCTGGGCTTCGCGCTGGCCCCGGACTGGCGGGTGTCCCTGGCCGCGGCCTTCCTGGCCGGGCTCGGGTTCGGCGGCATCGACTACGGGCTGAACCAGATGTTCGCCGTGGGCTTCGGCGACCGCAGCGCGGCGATGCTGAACGTACTGAACGCGCACTTCGGCATCGGTGCCGTGCTGGCACCGGCGCTGCTGGCGGCGCTGGGCCCGGAGAGCTACCCGTATGCCTTCGCGGGCTGCGCGGTGGTGTCGGCGCTGCTGGTGCTCTGCACGCGAGGCGTGCGCACACCCCCGCACGCGAAGGAATCCGAGGTCCCCGCGAAGGGCCGCTCCCCGCTCCTCTCCCCCGTCCTCCTCGGCTTCCTCCTCCTGTACGTCCTGAACGTGGGCGTCGAGGCGGGGATCGGCGGGTGGGAGCCGACCCACCTGGAGACCGTCGGCTACACGACGGCCGCCGCCGCCTCGGCCACGTCCGTCTACTGGCTGATGCTCACCGTGGGCCGCTTCCTCGTCGTGCCGCTGACGCTGCGGCACTCCCCGGAGCGGATCCTGACGGTGTGCGGGGCGGGCATGACGGTCTGTCTGCTGCTGTCGTCGGTCCCCGGTCTGGCACCGGCCGCGTACGCGGGCGCGGGGCTCTTCCTGGCGCCGGTCTTCCCCACGGGCCTTCCGTGGCTGGCCCGCGCCCTGCCGGGTGCGCGGCGGGCGGGCGCGTGGGTCATCGCGGCGTCCATGGTGGGCGGCGTGGCGGCCCCGCCGGCCCTCGGACTCGGCATCGAACACGCGGGCATCGACGCGGTGCCGTGGCTCCTCACCCTCCTGTCGGCCACGTCCTTGGCGGCCACACTGTGGCTGTTGGCCACAACCCGCCGCCGCTGACGGCCTGTCCGCGTGCGGGCCGGCGGGACCGGGTGCACCATGGGAGGCGGGGACCGTATTCGGCACTGGGGGCATCCCATGCGCAGATCCCGCAGCCTTCTCAAGCCGTTCTCCGCTTCTGCCACCGCCGGTCTGCTGGCCGCCGGGCTGCTGACCACCACGGGTCTCGGTGCCGCCACCCCCGCGAGCGCGGCGGCACCGTCCGGGCCGGACGACTGCCGACCGGGCTACGTGTGGCGCGGGACGGACCAGGAGGACCACGTCTGCGTCCTGCCCCCGGAGCAATGGGCCACCCGGGCGCAGAACTCCCTGCACCGCGACCGCAGTGACGCCTTCGGCCAGTGCCTGGCCGGTTTCGTCAAGCGCCGTGCCGTTCCCCGGGACCACGTCTGCGTCACGGAGGCCGAACGCGCCGCGGCGCGCAGGCAGAACGAACGCGCACCCATCAACTGGCAGGCGACCTACAGCCGGGTCCACCCCGACAGCTACGTCCCCTTCCCGTTCGCCCACGCCCACAACGACTACAAGGTGAGAAGCGCGTACACGATGAAGCGCGAGGGCAAGGAGGTCCTCTACGCCGACGTGGTGCAGGCGAGTACGGCGGACGGTACGGGCCTGGTCACCTGGCCGAGCACCGGTGCGAGCAACCAGCGCTTCGAGTTCCGCCGCGCCGGAAACGACGTGGCCTACCAGAACGTCTTCGAGATCGTGGCCGTGCACAGCGGCAAGTGCCTCGATGTCGCGGGATGGGGAAAGCACGACGGCGCCCGGATCATCCAGTGGCCCTGCCACGGCGGCAACAACCAGAAGTGGTATCTGGAGCGCCGCGCCGACAACCACTGGCAGATCCGCTCCCTCCACAGCGGCAAGTGCCTCGACGCCCACAACCCCCCCATGACCGCGCCGCCGCAGGGCACCTACCTCCAGCAGTGGACCTGCCTCGGCGGCAGGAACCAGGCCTGGCGGGTGGTCAACTGACCCCGCTACGCCGTTGTGCGGGTCCAGGACTGGTTGGGGCCCGATGTGCAGGTGTACTGGGCGATCGTCGCCATGTTCATGGTGGACTCGTCCAGGACGTCCAGGCATTTGCCGCTGTGGCGGGCCACCAGGTGGATCGCGCCGTCACCCGCGTCCCGTACCTGCCACTGCTGCTGGGAGCCCGGCCCGCACCCCTGTTGCTCCACGAGCGCCGCGTTCGCGGTGGACGCGTCCCGCACGCCGAGGCAGAGCGAGCTGTGGCGGGCGACCAGCTGGACGTAGCCCCCGCCGGCGTCGCGGAACCAGAACTTCTGGTTGCCGCCGCCGTTGCAGGTGTACTGGACGACCGCCACGCCCGGCAGCAGCGACTGGCTCGGCACGTCCAGGCACTTGGTGCTGTGCCGCGCGGTCAGGGTGGAGTACGGGCCGCCTCGGCCGGTGACCGTCCCCGCGGCCGTGTCGAGGACGACCTCCGGGTACCAGTTCATCGTCATCGTCGTCGCCGTCGGGAACTCCAGCGGCAGCCACACGTACCGCGAGTCGTTGACCTTGCCCCCGAAGGAGTTGCCCCAGCGGTCGCCCATGTAGAGATGGGACGTGCCGGCCGTGCCCTGCACCGGCAGGACGTACGCGGTCTGGGAGCCGTACGCCGTCGCGTCGCCGACGTCGCGCATCGCGGACCACGGGCCGGCGAGGCTGGTGGCGGTGGCGTACTGCTGCTGGTTGGGGTTCCAGCCCGTCGCGCCCGACGTCAGCATGAAGTAGACGCCGTTCCGTTCGAAGAGCGCGGGCGCCTCCCGGTGGCCGCCCGGCCACGGATTGGCGACCAGTGCCTGGACGCCGGTGTGGTCCGGCGTCAGGCGGTAGATGTGGAGGTCGTAGTTCTCGCGGGCGGCGGAGACCATGTAGCCGGTGCCGTCGGTGTCGGTGAACACCGTGATGTCACGGGACATGTGCTGCCCCAACGGCCGGAAGCTCCCCTTCCAGGTGTAGTCGCCGTCCACGGTGTCGGAGACGGCCACAGCGGCGCGGGCCTCGCTGTAGTCGGAGCCGTTCTCCTTGTGCATCCACATCACGAACTTCCCCGTGGCGCGGTTGTACATGACCTTGGGGCGTTCGATGTTGGCGACGGCCAGTTCGGGGTGGGTGGCCTGGGTGAGGACGTGGTTGCGGAACTCCCAGTTCTTCAGGTCCGTCGACCGGTACGCGGAGACGTGGCGGAAGGTGTTGTCGGCGTTCCGGTTCTCCCCGAACCAGTAGTAGTGGGCGCCGACCTTGATGACGCCGCCCCCGTGGGCGTGGAGGGGGCTGCCGGCGGTGTCGGTGAACTGGGTGCCGTTGACGACGGCGACGGGTGCGGCGTGTGCGGCCGGTGCGGGGATCAGCATCGCGAGGGCGCCGCCGAGGACGGTGAGGGCGGCGCCGATCCGGCGACGGAGCGACGTGCGGGTGCGGGTCGTGCGGAGGGTCATGGGGGGAGCCCTTCTGTCCGCGGTGTGAACTCCTGTGCGCTCGTGGTGAGTTGTGTTGCAACATAAGCGCTTCGAGTCCGTTCCGGCACCGTCGGAGCACCGCCGAAACTTTCGCCCCAGGGGCAGCTGGCCCCTCAGTCCTGCTGGAGCCTCTCCAGGTGGCACGCCCACCGCAGCGCGTGCGCGTTGTACGCGTCCAGGACCGCCAGCACCTTCGCGGGCTCGCCGAGCGTCACCGCGTCGACCAGCTCCTCGTGCCCGCTCCACAGCCAGTCGCGGAGCCTGCGGTCGCCGCGCAGGTAGGGCACCGCGAACACCCAGGCCTGCACGCGCAGCCGGTGCAGGAAGTCGGCGATGTAGTGGTTGGCCACGAAGCCGCCCAGCTCCCGCCAGAACCGCAGGTCGTAGCCGATCAGGATGTCGAGGTCCCCGGCGCGGGCCGCACGGGCCGCGGCCTCGGCCCGCCGGCGCACGGACACGAGGGCCGCGCCGTGCACGCACGTCAGCCGGGCGCCGCCCGGGTCGCCGGGCGTGGCCCGCTCCTCCAGGCGCCGGAAGACGCCGTCGACGATCAGCGAGCGCGCCTCGACCATGCCCCGGTAGTCGTCGACGGTGAACTGGTGAACGCGGAAACCTTTGTGCTGGTCGGAGTCGAGCAGCCCCTGTGCCGAGAGGTCGACCAGGGCTTCCCGCACGGGGGTCGCCGACACGCCGTACTGCTCGGCGATCTGTTTGACGGTGAACTCCTGGCCCGGCTGGAGACGCCCCGCGAGCACCTCGTCACGCAGCGCGTCCGCGATCTGCTGACGCAGGGTGCTGCGGGTCACTGGTCCGCTCGCGGGCATGGGCAGGTCCCCTCCGTCCGGTTTCGGACACCTTAAGCCAGTCGGAGGGGGCCACTCGAAGGGGTAAACCGATGCGGTTACGCAGTGTGCTTGTCCGCGACGGACAGTGCGGCGTCCAGCGCGGCCAGGCCCTCCTTCGCCTCGGCCTCGGTGAGGGTGCAGGCGGGCACCACATGGGTGCGGTTCATGTTGACGAAGGGCCACAGGCCGTTCTTCTTGCAGGCGGCGGCGAAGGCGGCCATCGGCGCGTTCGCCTCACCCGTGGCGTTGTACGGGACCAGCGGCTCGCGGGTCTCGCGGTCGCGCACGAGGTCCAGCGCCCAGAAGGCGCCCAGGCCGCGCACCTCGCCGACGGAGGGGTGCCGCTCGGCGAGGGCGCGCAGCCCGGGGCCGAGGACCTGCTCGCCGAGCGTGTCGGCGCGCTCGACGACCCGCTCCTCCGCCATGACCTGGAGCGTGGCGACGGCGGCGGCGCAGGCGAGCGGGTGGCCCGAGTAGGTGAGCCCGCCAGGGTAGGGCCGGTGGTCGAAGGTCGCGGCGATCCCGGCGGAGATCGCGACGCCGCCCAGCGGCACGTATCCGGAGTTGACGCCCTTGGCGAAGGTGAGCAGGTCGGGGACCACGTCGTAGTGGTCGGCGGCGAACCACCGGCCGGTGCGGCCGAAGCCGGACATGACCTCGTCGAGGATGAAGACGATGCCGTGCCGGTCGCAGATCTCCCGGACGCCGGCGAGATAGCCGGGCGGCGGCGGCATGATGCCGGCGGTGCCGGGGACGGTCTCCAGGATGATCGCGGCGATGGTGTGCGGGCCCTCGAACGCGATGGTCGACTCCAGGTGCGCGAGCGCCCGCTCGCACTCCTGGGCCTCGTTCCCGGCGTAGAACGGCGAGCGGTAGAGGAACGGCGCCCAGAAGTGGACGACGCCGGCGGACGCGGTGTCGGAGGCCCAGCGGCGCGGGTCGCCGGTGAGGTTGATCGCCGTGGACGTCGCGCCGTGGTACGACCGGTAGGCGCTCAGCACCTTGGGGCGGCCCGTGTGCAGCCGGGCCATGCGCACGGCGTTCTCGACGGCCTCGGCGCCGCCGTTCGTGAAGAAGATCTTGTCGAGGTCGCCGGGGGTGCGCTCGGCGATGAGGCGTGCGGCCTCGGAGCGGACGTCGACGGCGAAGGCGGGCGCGAAGGTGGCCAGCCGACCGGCCTGCTCCTGGATCGCGGCGACGACCTTGGGGTGCTGGTAGCCGATGTTGGTGAAGACGAGGCCGCTGGTGAAGTCGAGGTAGCGGTTCCCGTCGTAATCCCAGAAGTACGCGCCGTCGGCACCGGCGACGGCGAGGGGGTCGATGAGGGCCTGGGCGGACCAGGAGTGGAACACATGGGCACGGTCCGCCGCCTTGACGGCGGCACCGGTCTGCGGGAGGTCGGGGGTGCTCATGCCCGCCAGCGTAAGAAGCGCCCCACCCTCGGGGACATGGCCATCTTGTATGGCGGAAGGCGCGGCGATCGGCAAGGTGTCGCGGGGCGGGAGAGACCACCTCTTGACAACACACTGTCATCATGACAGCCTTCTGTCATAGAGGCAGACAGTACACACGGGGAAAAGAGGGCCACAGCCATGAGCAGCAGGACCGTTCACCTCGCCGTCTACGACACCCTCGCCGACTGGGAGACCGGCCACGCCACCGCCTGGCTCGCCCGCGGCGGCCACACGATCCGGACCGTCGGCCCGACCACCGAACCGGTCACCACCATGGGCGGGGTGCGCATCGCCCCCGACCTGGCCCTCGCCGACCTGCGCCCCGAGGACAGCACGCTGCTGATCCTGACCGGCGCCGACCTGTGGGACATGGGCGACGACCTCGCGCCCTTCGCCGCCGGGGCCCGCGCCTTCCTGGACGCGGGCGTGCCGGTCGCCGCGATCTGCGGGGCCACCGCCGGGCTGGCCCGCGAGGGCCTGCTCGACGACCGGGACCACACCAGTGCCGCCGCGCCGTACCTGGCCGCGACCGGCTACAAGGGCGGCGACCACTACCGCGAGACCGACGCCGTCACCGACGGCGACCTCATCACCGCCGGGCCCACCGAGCCCGTCGCCTTCGCCCGGGAGGTCCTGGGCAGGATGGGCGTCTTCGAGGGCGCCAAGCTCGACGCCTGGTACCGCCTGTTCCACCACTCCGACCCGGCCGCGTACGAGGAACTGAACGCATGACCCGTCACGAACAGGACCTGCTGAGCCGCACAGCGCTCGCCGTCTTCCGCCTGAACGGCCAGTTCCTCGGCGTCTCCGAGGAACTGGCCAGGCCCGCCGGGCTCACCGCCGCCTGGTGGCAGGTCCTCGGCGCGGTCCTGCGGGAACCGCTGCCCGTGGCCGGGATCGCCCGCGCCATGGGCATCACCCGGCAGAGCGTGCAGCGCGTCGCGGACCTCCTCGTCGAGCGGGGCCTCGCCGCGTACGCCCCGAACCCGGCCCACCGCCGGGCCAAGCTCCTGGCGCCCACCGACGAGGGCCGCGCCGCCGTCGCCCGTATCGACCCCGGCCACGCCGACCTGGCGGCCCGCCTCGCCGCCGAACTGGGCGAGGAGGCGTTCACGGAGACGGCCCGGGTGCTGGAACGGCTGTCGCGCGCGATGGACGCGATCGACGTCGGGTAGGGTTCCCGGGTCGACCACTCGACACCCGACTCTTCATCAGGAGGTGAGACCCATCAACGCCAGGTCAGGCAGGGTGCTCTCCTCCCAGGGCGGTACGGTCTCCGCCGCGCCGTAGCGAAACCGCCGGGAGCACTCGCGAAAGCGGCTCCCGAAAGGCTTCCAGGCTTCCATGCCCATGTTCTCCGACCTCGTCACCCGTCTGCGCGCCGCCGGCTGCGTCTTCGCGGAGGACGAGGCACGGCTCCTCCTCGCCACGGCCCGCACCCCCGCCGAACTCGACGCGATGGTCGCGCGCCGCGTCGCCGGCCACCCGCTGGAACACGTCCTCGGCTGGGCCGAGTTCGGCGGGCGGCGCATCGCCGTCGACGACGGCGTGTTCGTCCCGCGCCGCCGCACCGAGTTCCTGGTCGAACGGGCGGCCGCACTGGCACCGGCCGGGGCGGTCGTCCTCGACCTGTGCTGCGGTACGGGCGCGCTGGGCGCCGCGCTCACGGCGGCCCTCGACGGGGACGTCCGCCTCCACGCCGCCGACATCGACCCGGCCGCCGTCCGGTGCGCCCGCCGCAACGTCACACCCCTGGGCGGCGAGGTGTACGAGGGCGACCTCTACGCCCCCTTGCCCGCCACGCTCCGGGGCCGCGTCGACGTCCTCCTGGCCAACGTGCCGTACGTCCCCACCGACGACGTCGCCCTCCTCCCCGCCGAAGCCCGCGTCCACGAGGCCCGGGTCGCCCTCGACGGCGGCGCGGACGGCCTGGACGTCCTGCGCCGCGTCACCGCCGAGGCGGGCGCCTGGCTGGCCCCGGCCGGCTCCCTCCTCTTCGAGACGAGCGAACGCCAGACCCCCGAGGCCCTGAGAGTGGTCGAAGCGGCGGACCTGACCCCCCGCGTCGACACGTGCGAGGACCGGGAGGCCACGGTCGTCACCGCTACCGGCGGAACAGCGCGTTGAGGGTGCTCCGCAGCCTTGTGGAGACGCCGGAGCACCAGCACCTCGTCCACCGCGAAGCGCAGGAAGAGAGCCTGCTGGTCAGCGACCCGACAAAGGTGAGTACCTACGCCCAGCGGTATGCGAGGATTCGAGCACAGGCCCTGGATCCGCGTGAATCGCCGGGTCTCATCGAGCGGTTGGCAGGAGAACAGCCATGAGCAGCACCCTGCGGTGGTTCAAGTCGAGCTACACCAACGCCGGCGGCGGCGAGTGCATCGAAGTGGCCTTCGACCGGCACAGGTCGTCGCACACCGTCCACATCCGCGGCTCCAAGAAGACCGGCGGCCCGCTGGCCGTCGCCCCCTCGGCATGGTCGGCGTTCCCGGCCCTCACCACGGCCGAGTAGCTTTGAGAACCGTGATCGCCGGGCAGCTGGTCGAGCTGCCCGGCACCATCGCCGCCATCCGCGCCGCCCTGGACGAGGACCGGGCCAAGGAGTTCGACGCGGAGATCCTGAACGCCCCCGTGGCCGACCTGCCGATGGCGCTCGTGCGGTGGGCGCTGTCGACGACGGAGGCGGACCGCGAGGACGCCGAGCTGTTCGAGCGCCTGGCGCGCGGCGAGGACGTACGGGAGTGACCGGTTACCGCCTCCAGTACGCTCCCCCGGCCGACCTGGCCCTCGACTCCATGGACTCCTCCCTCCGCACCCGCTTCGACGCGGGCATGCGGACCTTGCTGATACCGGACCCGTACGGCCACGGCTCGGCGCCGATAGGCCGCGACGAGGACCGCCGGGAGGCGACGGTGTCGGGGGTCGTGATCCGCTATTACGTCAGCCGGAGCGTGCTGACGGTGACGGTCGTGCGGGTCGTCTTCCTCTGAGGCGCGGCAGAGACGCCTAACCGGCCCGGCGGCGGTACTGGCCCGGCGGCATCCCGTACTCCCGTCTGAAGGCCTTGGCGAAGGCGAACTCCGAGGTGTAGCCGGCGCGTCGGGCCACGGTTCGCAGGGGTGCGTCGTCCGTACGGAGGAGTCGGCCGGCGGTCGTCATGCGCCACCAGGTGAGGTACGCGAGTGGGGGTCGGCCCACGAGGGTGGTGAAGCGCCGGGCGAAGGCGGCACGGGAGAGGCCGCCCTCGGCGCCGAGTTCCTCCACTGTCCAGGACCGGGCGGGGTCCGCGTGGATGGCGCGGAGGGCGGCGAGGACGGCGGGGTCACCGAGGGCGGCGGACCAGCCGGTCGTGCGGTCGGGGCACTCGCTGAGCCACCAGGTGCGCAGCAGCAGGAGCAGGAGGGTGTCGAGGAGGGCCGGTACGAGTGCGTGGGAGCCGGGCTGCGGGTCGGCGAGTTCGGCGCCGAGCAGGTCGACGGCGGCCCGCAGCCGGGTGTGGGCGCCGGCCCGCGCGGACAGGTGCACGAAGGGCGGCAGCTCGGTGAGGAGCGGGTGGGCGCGGGTGCGGCTCAGCTGGTAGGAGCCGCACAGCAGCAGGGTCTCGTCCGGGGCAGCGGGTTTTCGGTGGGGTTCGGTGGGCCAGGTGCCGTCGGGCAGGGGCAGCACGTCGACGAGCGGGTTGCCGGGGTGGCCGGCCAGGCCGTGGCCGGTGCCGTGGGCGAGCAGGACGACGTCTCCGGCGCGCAGTTCGACGGGTGCGGCGTCGTCGTCCGGCGGGATGAGCCAGGCCGTTCCCTGGACGACGACGTGGAATCCGGCGCCCTTGTCCGGGGCGAAACGGTAGCCCCATGGGCCGGAGTTGACCGTACGGGAGGAGTGGGGCCGCCCGGCGCGCATGGCCGCGACGGCATCGCTCAGTACGTCCATCTCGGCACCGTACCGCAGGGGCGGAGCGCCGCGAGCGAGACGATCGGACAGGGAGGTGAGTCGCAGGGACATGGAGCGTCTCGCGCTCGGCGCCTACGGTCGCTCGCATGACAACAACGCGTACTGCCAGGGCGGTTCTGTTCCACGAGCTGGGCGGGCCGGAGGTGCTGACCGTCGAGGACGTCCCGCTCCCCTCCCCGGGCCCGCACGAGGTGGTGATCCGGGTCGAGGCGATCGGCCTGAACCGCGCCGAGGCCCTGTTCCGCGCGGGGACCTACTACTACCCGGCGACGCTCCCCGGGTCCCGGCTCGGCTACGAGGCGGCCGGTGTGGTGGAGGAGGTCGGCGCGAGTGTCACCGCGTACGTTCCGGGCGACTTGGTGATGGCCGCGGCCAACTTCGATTTCGGGGTGCACGGGGTGTACGCGGAGCGGGTCGTGCTGCCCGAGGAGTACGTGGTGCGCCGCCCGGAGGGCGTGGACGCGGTGACGGCCGCGGCGACGTGGCTGGCGTACTCGACCGCGTACGGCGGCATGGTGGAGGCGGGCGGGCTGCGCCCGGGGGACGTCGTGGTGATCACGGGAGCGTCGAGCGGGGTCGGGACGGCCGCGCTCCAGACGGCGCTGCGGGTCGGCGCGGTGCCGATCGCGACGACCCGTGGGGCGGACAAGCGGCGTCGGCTGCTCGATCTGGGCGCGGCGCATGTGATCACCACCGATGACGAGGACCTGGTCGAGGAGGTCAAGCGGCTGACCGGCGGCCGGGGCGCGCGGGTCGCCTTCGACGCGATCGGCGGGCCGGGCTTCGGGGAGCTGGGCAACGCCTTGGAGCCGGGCGGCACGGCGGTGCTCTACGGCTGGCTGGATCCGCGTCCGGCGACGGTCTCCCAGAACTGGCCGCTGACGGTGCGCGGTTACAACAACGGCGCGGTGGTGGACACGGCGGAGGGACGCGCCCGGGTGTCCGGCTTCATCGGCTCGGGGCTGCGGGACGGCACTCTGGCACCGGTGATCGCCGAGACCTTCGACGGCCTGGAGCGGATCGCCGACGCCCATCGCCTGATGGAGTCCAACACCCACACGGGCAAAATCGTGCTACGGGTCTAGGCTGCGGAGGGGTGCGGGGCCCGAACGCACCTCGGGCCCCGCACCGGTCCGGCTCAGCGCTGCTCGGGGAGCCTGATGGTCCGTACGAGCGGCATGTCGGCGTACAGCTCCGGCTGCGTGGTCACCACGGGGCGGCCGTTGGGCCAGTCCGGGGT is a window encoding:
- a CDS encoding aspartate aminotransferase family protein — its product is MSTPDLPQTGAAVKAADRAHVFHSWSAQALIDPLAVAGADGAYFWDYDGNRYLDFTSGLVFTNIGYQHPKVVAAIQEQAGRLATFAPAFAVDVRSEAARLIAERTPGDLDKIFFTNGGAEAVENAVRMARLHTGRPKVLSAYRSYHGATSTAINLTGDPRRWASDTASAGVVHFWAPFLYRSPFYAGNEAQECERALAHLESTIAFEGPHTIAAIILETVPGTAGIMPPPPGYLAGVREICDRHGIVFILDEVMSGFGRTGRWFAADHYDVVPDLLTFAKGVNSGYVPLGGVAISAGIAATFDHRPYPGGLTYSGHPLACAAAVATLQVMAEERVVERADTLGEQVLGPGLRALAERHPSVGEVRGLGAFWALDLVRDRETREPLVPYNATGEANAPMAAFAAACKKNGLWPFVNMNRTHVVPACTLTEAEAKEGLAALDAALSVADKHTA
- a CDS encoding MarR family winged helix-turn-helix transcriptional regulator, which codes for MTRHEQDLLSRTALAVFRLNGQFLGVSEELARPAGLTAAWWQVLGAVLREPLPVAGIARAMGITRQSVQRVADLLVERGLAAYAPNPAHRRAKLLAPTDEGRAAVARIDPGHADLAARLAAELGEEAFTETARVLERLSRAMDAIDVG
- a CDS encoding AraC family transcriptional regulator yields the protein MDVLSDAVAAMRAGRPHSSRTVNSGPWGYRFAPDKGAGFHVVVQGTAWLIPPDDDAAPVELRAGDVVLLAHGTGHGLAGHPGNPLVDVLPLPDGTWPTEPHRKPAAPDETLLLCGSYQLSRTRAHPLLTELPPFVHLSARAGAHTRLRAAVDLLGAELADPQPGSHALVPALLDTLLLLLLRTWWLSECPDRTTGWSAALGDPAVLAALRAIHADPARSWTVEELGAEGGLSRAAFARRFTTLVGRPPLAYLTWWRMTTAGRLLRTDDAPLRTVARRAGYTSEFAFAKAFRREYGMPPGQYRRRAG
- a CDS encoding DJ-1/PfpI family protein, with amino-acid sequence MSSRTVHLAVYDTLADWETGHATAWLARGGHTIRTVGPTTEPVTTMGGVRIAPDLALADLRPEDSTLLILTGADLWDMGDDLAPFAAGARAFLDAGVPVAAICGATAGLAREGLLDDRDHTSAAAPYLAATGYKGGDHYRETDAVTDGDLITAGPTEPVAFAREVLGRMGVFEGAKLDAWYRLFHHSDPAAYEELNA
- a CDS encoding Scr1 family TA system antitoxin-like transcriptional regulator; amino-acid sequence: METPEHQHLVHREAQEESLLVSDPTKVSTYAQRYARIRAQALDPRESPGLIERLAGEQP
- a CDS encoding DUF397 domain-containing protein, producing MSSTLRWFKSSYTNAGGGECIEVAFDRHRSSHTVHIRGSKKTGGPLAVAPSAWSAFPALTTAE
- a CDS encoding GntR family transcriptional regulator, with protein sequence MPASGPVTRSTLRQQIADALRDEVLAGRLQPGQEFTVKQIAEQYGVSATPVREALVDLSAQGLLDSDQHKGFRVHQFTVDDYRGMVEARSLIVDGVFRRLEERATPGDPGGARLTCVHGAALVSVRRRAEAAARAARAGDLDILIGYDLRFWRELGGFVANHYIADFLHRLRVQAWVFAVPYLRGDRRLRDWLWSGHEELVDAVTLGEPAKVLAVLDAYNAHALRWACHLERLQQD
- a CDS encoding putative protein N(5)-glutamine methyltransferase, which gives rise to MFSDLVTRLRAAGCVFAEDEARLLLATARTPAELDAMVARRVAGHPLEHVLGWAEFGGRRIAVDDGVFVPRRRTEFLVERAAALAPAGAVVLDLCCGTGALGAALTAALDGDVRLHAADIDPAAVRCARRNVTPLGGEVYEGDLYAPLPATLRGRVDVLLANVPYVPTDDVALLPAEARVHEARVALDGGADGLDVLRRVTAEAGAWLAPAGSLLFETSERQTPEALRVVEAADLTPRVDTCEDREATVVTATGGTAR